A region of the Desulfovibrio sp. Huiquan2017 genome:
CGAGAGCAAGGGTCATTCATTCAAGATGCAAGGAGGAGCGAATTGATCAAGGTAGCGATTTACGGCAAGGGCGGCATCGGCAAGTCCACGGTGACTTCCGGGATTTCCGCCGCCCTGGGCCTTCAAGGATACAACGTCATGCAGGTGGGCTGCGATCCCAAGACCGATTCCACCATCAACCTGCTCGGCGGCACCCCGCCGCCGCCCATCCTGCAATACCTCCAGGAGCAAGGCCGGCCGGAGACCCTGGACGCCATCGTGCGGCGCGGCTTCGGCGGGGTGGCCTGCATGGAAGTGGGCGGTCCCACGCCCGGCGTGGGCTGTTTCGGCCGAGGCATGCTCACGGCCTTCGAATTGCTCGACGAGATGGGGGCCTACGACACTTACAAGCCGGATGTGGTCCTCTACGACATCCTGGCCGACATCGTCTGCGGCGGCATCGCCGTGCCCATGCGCGAGGGGTTCGCGGACAAGGTCTGCATCGTCACCTCGGGTGAGAAGATGGCCTTGCTGGCCGCCCGGAACATCATCCTGGCCCTGCGCAACTTCGCGGACCGCAACTACGCCGAGCTGGGCGGCCTGATCCTCAACTGCCGTGACATGGCCGACGAAGTGGAGCGGGTCGAGGAGTTCGCTCACAATATGGACACCGAGGTCATCGGCGTGATTCCGCGCGACACGGTCATCCATCAGTTTGAGGAAGATGGCAGGACCATCGTGGAAGGCGACCGGACCCTGCCGACCTCGGGGCGGTTCTTCGACCTGGCCCGGACCATCGTCAATTTCGCCGAAGAACGCAACGCAGCCTGACCAGGAGGATACTATGGATTTGGATCACGCCCGCATCCGCATCGAGGATCTGCGGGAAAAATCGGATTTTCCATTCGCCCCGCTCGAGGGCGTGGGGCCCAACCTGGCGGGCTGGGGGGTCATCGAAACCTGCCTGCTCCTGCCCGAGTCCGTGGCCATCATGGCCGGGCCGTCGGCTTGCCTGCGCCATTCGGCCTTCATGGCCCACGCGCGCGGCTTCACCGAGCGGTTCTACATGCTCTGCGTGGAGGAGCTGGACATGACCATGGGCAATCACCTGCCCAAGGTGGAGCGGGGCATGGCCGACATCCTGGCCCGGCGCGACGAAAAGGTCGCC
Encoded here:
- a CDS encoding nitrogen fixation protein NifH, whose translation is MIKVAIYGKGGIGKSTVTSGISAALGLQGYNVMQVGCDPKTDSTINLLGGTPPPPILQYLQEQGRPETLDAIVRRGFGGVACMEVGGPTPGVGCFGRGMLTAFELLDEMGAYDTYKPDVVLYDILADIVCGGIAVPMREGFADKVCIVTSGEKMALLAARNIILALRNFADRNYAELGGLILNCRDMADEVERVEEFAHNMDTEVIGVIPRDTVIHQFEEDGRTIVEGDRTLPTSGRFFDLARTIVNFAEERNAA